TCAGGCGTTTTAACTCAAGTCtgtttctcttttttgtatGAATCTGCATAGAATATGTAGAAAGTAATTAATGGGAGGACTTTGGACAACTAAGATACATATACCATTTAATTTAGTAATAACGTAATATAGGTTCTCACATGTTCATACACGCTCCAATTTCTTTCGCAACCGGATGAGCTACAAGTTAAACTTTGCACTCTAATAGCAAATTGTTGCAAGTTTGGGACATTATGACCATATTGCATCCACCATTCAACTgtagaagaattattttaaaagttaatatgtaataacttaaaaagttaaaGCTCTAATAGTTAAATGTTGAAATGCTCACCTGGTGACCTTAAGGTTCTAGCTCTAATGGCCGACTCAATTCCAAGTAGCCCATCAGCTTTCATGTACACACCAAGCTCATCCCCTATTTTGTCTTGCAAAGTTTTATCTAGGATCATCCTCTCAACACATGCATGATATCCCAACCACACTTCTTCAGTTAAAGTCTTCatctcattatttttataatagagCCCCGGGTTCAAAATATGTCCAGCTGCATGTAAAGGTTGATGAAGTTGATCCGTCCACCTTGCATCAATGATTTTGAAAACATTCATATATTTCCTGTCATCATAATTGAATGCCTTTTCAATACTTTCTTTGGCCCTATCCATGGCTTCATAAATGTAGCCCATTGGTGGTTTTTTCTCCCCATCCACCATACGAAGTACATTAATTAAAGGACCACCAACTCTAAGTGCTTGAACAGTGTCATTCCAAAAATATGGACTGATGATGTGTCTCGCAACTTCTTTCCCAAGAGTTTCCTTTGCATAGACACTCTCATTCCATTCATTGGACATAAACAAGGTtctcaaatttttcttttgcatATAAAAACTATGCAATGTCAAAAAAGCTGTTGCGAATCTTGTCTTAGCAGGTTTTACCAAGTTTCTTTGCTTTGTGTATCTCCTCATCATATTCAACAACAGTGCCCTTTGACTGATATAAGAATGTATCTTAATAGCCTTACCAAAAactattcaaaaaaatttaatagttaataaGTAAGAAAACTAACATGAAGATTAAAAAAGAACATTAAATATCAAGATTCAAGTTCACCTGTAGAATACGGGGCCTCTTTGAAAATGTCACCAAACATCAAGTTGATACAATGAGCAGCACAAGGAGTCCAGAAAATATGCGGGAACACTCCCTTCAACATGTCACCCGCTTTTTTGTTCTCACTTGCGTTATCGGTCACAACTTGTACCACATTTTCCTTGCCTATTTTCAAGATAGTCTTCTCAAACAAGTTAAACATCTTATTTGAATCAGTAGAAGAGTCACTAGCATCATGAGATTCAAGGAACACACTCCCTTTTGGAGAATTCACCAAAACATTGATGATCATTTTCCCATTCCTTGCTGTCCATTTATCCATCATAATAGAACAACCATACGttttccattgaaccttatgaTCTTCTAcaattttgtttgtcttttcCACCTCTTTTTTTAAACAAGGAACTCTTACCTCATGATAGGTAGGGGGCTTCATTCCAGGGCCATATTGGCCTACGGCCTCTATgaattcaccaaaactttcaATGTAGTTAACACAATTGAAAGGCAATCCTGCATCATACATCCATCTAGCAAAAGCAGATACAGCACGATCCCGTAAAATCTTGCTAGAAGCCTCTAGATCAATAGGTCCaccttttctcttttcatttgGTTTTTGCGAGAAATAGAGATTAAGAGGACCTTTGACATTACTAGCGGTGGATGACCCACTTTCACTAGTTGAAGGTTTCTTTTTTGAGGGAGGTCCCATTGGCATATtcacttcaacttcatcatccatttcatcattATCAACAAGATTAACCATGGATGCTTCaggattcatttgagttttaaattcattttttttcgtaaaatactcctttatttcaaatttaaaatttttgactAATAAGAATTTTCATACATATAGCGAAGGCCATAGATTAATGTGTCTTGATTTGCAGCCTATGGCAATAGCTGGTAGGATCTCTCTTGCTCAATTAGAGTAATTTGCGATTTTGCATTCCTAATGTATGTGCTCTTTTGTGACTCACACCTAGGGGTGTTCACGAGTCGGTTATTGGTAAataccaaaaccaaaccaaaccaaataaaatatgcatcaaTCGGTTTGGTTGTTATCGGTttcgatttggtttgatttggttattcggttattaaccatacataaaaataaaagaaacgatttattcaaaagagaaaaaaagacaataattcattcaaatttttttggtcTTCGTGCCATCTtggatcttataattcttatatcAAAATTTTGATTATGTTTAACTTCCTGCTTATATTGCTAGCTAATTCAATGTactaaacaacataaacttactgaataatgcataaaatgACATGGTTGTACAAATAAATGATGCATCATaccttactattttaaattaatgtgttgcattttttgcataaaaaagtgttcataaaaaaatagtattttctgtatatatgattataaaaaaatatgtatataatttgtcAGTTCGGTTATTTCTTCGGTTTTTTTGaataaaaccaaaaccaaaccaattatTATCggttttaaaaaatgtaaaaccaaaccaaataaaaaatcgatttatttgatcggtttggtttggtttttcgGTTTGGATCGGTGTTTACTTAAACCGTGAACACCCCTAAAGAGCACATCTGGATACTTCTTTAGTCTCGACTTAGGAATTTTTTCGTGGTGCTCAAAGAAGCAGGACATTGTAGCTCAATCCACTGCAGAGGCAAAATTTGTGGCTGCAACAGCAGCAGTGAATCAAGCATTGTGGTTGAGGAAAATATTTGTTGATTTGCATATGAATCAAACAAAGGGTACTGAAGTATTTGTCGACAACCAATCTGCGATAGCAATTTCTCATAATCCTGTATTTCATGGAAAAACAAAACATTTCAACATCAAGCTTTTCTTCTAGAGGGAAGTACAAAAAAATGGTGACGTGATTCTGATCTATTGCAAAATTGAGGAGCAGCTGGCAGATATCTTCACCAAACCTTTATCGGGaaataaatttcaacttctCAGGCAAAAACTTGGAGTTTGCAGCTCTTAAAGCAAGGAGGAGTGTTAGAAAAATGCATAAGAACTGCAGCAGTCCAAGTTCTCTGTATCTATCAGAAGAACAGTTATTTACTGTTTAGCAGTTAattagtttcattcttatcCCTAATCCTTAGGAGTTAGTTTCTTAATTTCAGTTGACTTGTAAACTCTATAAATTAGTCTGGATCTATAATGAAGTATGTAGTTTCTGCTTTGATCAATATCTTTCTGCTTTGACTTGTAAACTCTATAAATTAGTCTGGATCTATAATGAAGTATTAGTCAAAAATTTTTGACTAATAAGAaccaaaaattttaaattttgaaccaaGCCTTCGAGATGACTGATCTTGTTCTAATGTCCTATTTTCTTGGTATGGAAATCAAGCAGGGACAGGATGAAGTTTTCATTTCCCAAAAGAAATATGCTAAGGACATTCTCACGAAGTTCAGCATGGAAGATTGTAAGGAGATGAGTACCCCTATGAACCAAAAAGAGAAACTAAGCAAGAATGATGGAGCAGAGAAAGTGGAGGAAAAGTACTTCAGAGGCTTAGTCGGTTGTTTGATGTATCTCACAGCTACAAGACCCGATATTTTGTATGTTGCAAGCATTCTATCGAGGTTCATGCATTGTGCTAGTGAGGTGCATCTAAAAGCAGCAAAACGAATTGTCAGATACATCAAAGGTATCATTAATTATGGTGTCAAGTTTCAGAAAAAACTACATCTGAAACTACTTGGGTATTCTGGTAGTGATTGGGCTGGATCCGCAGATGACATGAAGAGCACTAGGGGTGTTCACGGGTCGGTTTGGTCGGCTATTGgtcaaaaccaaaaccaaaccaatttaatcgattttaaaattattaaaaccaaaccaaacaaaataaaatatacatccaTCAGTTTAGTTGTAATCggttttgatttgatttggttcaGATATTAATcatacacaattttttttttaaaaaacgaTTCattgaaaagagagaaaaaaacaataattcattcaaaaaaaattgtcttcGTGCCATCTTGGATCTTATAATTCTTCTAGCATaactttaattatgtttaacttTCTGTTTATATTGTTAGCTAATCCAATGTACGAAACAACATAAACTTACTGAATAATGCACAAGCTAATGATATggtaatacaaataaaagacgCATCATACCTTACTGTTTTAAATTAGTGTGCTGCATTTTTTGcataaaatatgttcataaagaataatatattatgatatataattataaaaaaatatgtatgtaatttgTCGGTTCGGTTCGGTTATTTCTTCGATTGTTTTGaataaaaccaaaatcaaaccaactattatcggtttttaaaaatgtaaagccaaaccaaataaaaaatcaatttatttgatctgtttgattttgttttttcagTTTGGATCGGTTTTTACCCAAACCAAGAACACCTCTAATTCGAGATACATATGATAGAAATTGTAATATTAAAAACTCATGAAAAGATATGAAACCCTAAATTAATGAGATTTGTGTTGTTTGTCCTGCTAAATTCTCAACCCAATAGTGTCTGTAGCATTTTTAGGTTCAATACTTTCTTGTTAACATTAATTggttataattatatataagcCTATATGacctacttttttttcttttaaaaacctattcatattattatttactaaTATTGTATAGCTTTGTTTAAAATTTTCGGAACATccaatcattaaaaaaaataaaggagaattattggttcaaaatttaaaatttttgactAATAAGAATTTTCATACATATAGCGAAGGCCATAGATTAATGTGTCTTGATTTGCAGCCTATGGCAATAGCTGGTAGGATCTCTCTTGCTCAATTAGAGTAATTTGCGATTTTGCATTCCTAATGTATGTGCTCTTTTGTGACTCACACCTAGGGGTGTTCACGAGTCGGTTATTGGTAAataccaaaaccaaaccaaaccaaataaaatatgcatcaaTCGGTTTGGTTGTTATCGGTttcgatttggtttgatttggttattcggttattaaccatacataaaaataaaagaaacgatttattcaaaagagaaaaaaagacaataattcattcaaatttttttggtcTTCGTGCCATCTtggatcttataattcttatatcAAAATTTTGATTATGTTTAACTTCCTGCTTATATTGCTAGCTAATTCAATGTactaaacaacataaacttactgaataatgcataaaatgACATGGTTGTACAAATAAATGATGCATCATaccttactattttaaattaatgtgttgcattttttgcataaaaaagtgttcataaaaaaatagtattttctgtatatatgattataaaaaaatatgtatataatttgtcAGTTCGGTTATTTCTTCGGTTTTTTTGaataaaaccaaaaccaaaccaattatTATCggttttaaaaaatgtaaaaccaaaccaaataaaaaatcgatttatttgatcggtttggtttggtttttcgGTTTGGATCGGTGTTTACTTAAACCGTGAACACCCCTAAAGAGCACATCTGGATACTTCTTTAGTCTCGACTTAGGAATTTTTTCGTGGTGCTCAAAGAAGCAGGACATTGTAGCTCAATCCACTGCAGAGGCAAAATTTGTGGCTGCAACAGCAGCAGTGAATCAAGCATTGTGGTTGAGGAAAATATTTGTTGATTTGCATATGAATCAAACAAAGGGTACTGAAGTATTTGTCGACAACCAATCTGCGATAGCAATTTCTCATAATCCTGTATTTCATGGAAAAACAAAACATTTCAACATCAAGCTTTTCTTCTAGAGGGAAGTACAAAAAAATGGTGACGTGATTCTGATCTATTGCAAAATTGAGGAGCAGCTGGCAGATATCTTCACCAAACCTTTATCGGGaaataaatttcaacttctCAGGCAAAAACTTGGAGTTTGCAGCTCTTAAAGCAAGGAGGAGTGTTAGAAAAATGCATAAGAACTGCAGCAGTCCAAGTTCTCTGTATCTATCAGAAGAACAGTTATTTACTGTTTAGCAGTTAattagtttcattcttatcCCTAATCCTTAGGAGTTAGTTTCTTAATTTCAGTTGACTTGTAAACTCTATAAATTAGTCTGGATCTATAATGAAGTATGTAGTTTCTGCTTTGATCAATATCTTTTTGCTGATTTATCAAACTTATGTCCTACTTgtttaataacaagaaaaaccagatttttatgttcttcattcTCTGAAAACTTACATCCCGCCCCTGAACTCAAGCTCCCATTTCGTAGATTTGGAAAGAAGCTATGTTGCtcgaactcttcaaaaatgt
The genomic region above belongs to Solanum dulcamara chromosome 5, daSolDulc1.2, whole genome shotgun sequence and contains:
- the LOC129889395 gene encoding uncharacterized protein LOC129889395, with protein sequence MNPEASMVNLVDNDEMDDEVEVNMPMGPPSKKKPSTSESGSSTASNVKGPLNLYFSQKPNEKRKGGPIDLEASSKILRDRAVSAFARWMYDAGLPFNCVNYIESFGEFIEAVGQYGPGMKPPTYHEVRVPCLKKEVEKTNKIVEDHKVQWKTYGCSIMMDKWTARNGKMIINVLVNSPKGSVFLESHDASDSSTDSNKMFNLFEKTILKIGKENVVQVVTDNASENKKAGDMLKGVFPHIFWTPCAAHCINLMFGDIFKEAPYSTVFGKAIKIHSYISQRALLLNMMRRYTKQRNLVKPAKTRFATAFLTLHSFYMQKKNLRTLFMSNEWNESVYAKETLGKEVARHIISPYFWNDTVQALRVGGPLINVLRMVDGEKKPPMGYIYEAMDRAKESIEKAFNYDDRKYMNVFKIIDARWTDQLHQPLHAAGHILNPGLYYKNNEMKTLTEEVWLGYHACVERMILDKTLQDKIGDELGVYMKADGLLGIESAIRARTLRSPVEWWMQYGHNVPNLQQFAIRVQSLTCSSSGCERNWSVYEHIHTKKRNRLELKRLNDLVFIKYNRTLVRRYNARNTIDPILLDNIDDANEWLTGAPQNHEDEEVYEGEGLTYGEVATASGVEENIYGFRGSTLRGKEKRVATGSSSCSKSNRSRTLVDESSDEEEDEDQVEVEPLLMALQEFEDLVEE